Within Halorubrum lacusprofundi ATCC 49239, the genomic segment CTAGGCTTAAACGCTCGACTGCGGTACGTCCGATAGGCGCCAAGGTGGCAGAGTCTGGTCAGACGCAGCGGCCTGCAGAGCCGCCCAACGCCGGTTCAAATCCGGCCCTTGGCTCTCGTTTCAACTCCGAGAGCGGCTCGCTCGGCGACACGGGTGGTCGGCTTCTTGTTGTCTTCGTCTCAGAAGTCGCCCGCGTCGAGCACTTCGTGCGGGATGTTCTCGTCGCGGAGCCGCGCGGTGTGTTTCGGTAGCTGGTCGGCCGTAACGATTAGTAGTACGTTCATGCCGCGCACTGCGGCTTCGGCGACGGCGTCGACCGTTCCGAACCGGATATCCGGGTGTGCGTCCGCCCGCGCGGCGAGCGCGTACGCTTCGGTACCGGCGACGGCGAGCAAGCTCTCGGACGGGCGGGTCGCTGTGAGCACGTCGGGGGCGACCGATGCCGCGTCTGTGACGGCTGGAACGGGGAGCACTGTGACGTATCCGGTCTCGTAATCAACTACGCCCTCGAAATCGGCGACACCGACGGCTTCGCCCGCTGCGGCAGCGGTGACGGTGACCGCCGTTGCTGTCCCGCCTGCGGGGTTCGCATGGAGGACGCCGTTACGCATGAGCAGGCCCACGTCGCTTCCCTCGGCGATGTCGTCCATCGCGATCGCGGCGTCGACGTCGACGCTGCCAAGCACGT encodes:
- a CDS encoding MarR family transcriptional regulator, which encodes MTDSDRATPPEVLDSKRDATRYQVLVEIAARQPAVSQTEIAEAIGVTSQAVSDYVRDLVEHEYVEKEGRGRYTVTKEGVDWLISRTDSLEAYLNRVSSDVLGSVDVDAAIAMDDIAEGSDVGLLMRNGVLHANPAGGTATAVTVTAAAAGEAVGVADFEGVVDYETGYVTVLPVPAVTDAASVAPDVLTATRPSESLLAVAGTEAYALAARADAHPDIRFGTVDAVAEAAVRGMNVLLIVTADQLPKHTARLRDENIPHEVLDAGDF